The following DNA comes from Deinococcus sp. YIM 134068.
CAAGGGGCGGGCCTCAGCGCACGCGGAAGACGGAGTGGCCGCGCACGGGATGGCCGTCCTCCGAGAGCAAGCGCCACACGACGAGGTAGCTGCCGGGGGTGAGGCCGGGGCGCAGCGGGAGCTGGACGCGGGCGGCCCGGCCCGTCAGCCGGGGCGAGGTATCCGCCCGCTGTGGCGCGTCGTCCCGGCGGGCGAGGACGGCCCCCGCGAGGGCCGCCGCGTCCTCCCCGGTGGGCAGGGGCACGACCTTGAGGGTGGAGAAGCGCAGGTCCACGGGTTCGCTGAAGGTCAGGGTGACGGCGTTGGGCGCGGGGACGGCGGTGCCCGACTTGGGCGTGACGGACGTGACCTCGGTGTGCGCGAGGGCCGACCCGAGGATGAGCGCGAGGAGGAGGGGAAGGAGGCGCAAGGGTGGGGTCCTTTCTACTGTTCTACTCGGCTGGAGCGGAAGGGCTGGCCGCTGGAAGCTGGAAGCTGGCCGCCCCCCACGCTCAGCCCCCGCTTCCGGCGGGTTACTTGAGGGCGATCTTGCTCGCCGGACCCTTTTCCGGGTCGGCGTCGTCCCACGCGACCACGGTGCCGTCGCTGTAGGTCTGGTAGACCTTCCAGCTCAGCTCGCCGACCTCCTCGGGGTTGCGCGCCTGGAAGAAGAAGCGGGCATACTCCAGCGGCTCCACGCGCCCGCGCCACACGACCTCGGTGACGAGACCGGCGGCGTTCGTCCTGACGCTGCGGGTGAAGCCGGGCGTCACCTGGAAGCGGGTGATCGTTACCCCGGCGGGGACGACGAGGCGAATCTCGGTGGTGCTGATGTCCTTTTCGGTGGGGACGTTCAGGCGGTAGGTCTCGCTCTTGCCGACGACGGACTCCGCGAGGCCCGTCTCGGTGCGGACGGTCGCGTGAGCGGCGGCCACGGTCAGCAGCAGGGCGAGGACGAGGGGCAGGACTTGGGGGAAACGGTGCGTCATGGGCGAAACTCCAAAGGGGTCGCCTGCACGTGGACCGGGCAGGGGAAGTCGTTGGGAATGGGCCGGAGGAACCGACCGCTCGGGCGTCCGCATTTCAGAAGGATTCAAATGAGGGGGTGCGAGGGTGGCGCGCGGGCCTGGGGTGGGGACGGCAGGCCGTGGGCGGCGCGAGGCGTGGGCGCACGGTCCACTCTCGGGGCCGGGCCGGTCGGCGGAAGCGTCGGGTCCGGGCCGGGCATCAGCGCGAAGGCACCCGTCAGGCAGAACAGGCAGTGGGCCGCATGTGACGGCAGGGTGGGGATGTCCTGCGCCGCCTCGCCGTGCCTGTGCTCGTGGTGGGCCGCCCCGGTGGGCCGGTGCGTCTCCCCCGCCCCCATTCCCGGACCGAGCCGGAGGGAGTAGGTGAACGCTGCGATCAGCACGAGCAGGGCCAGCAGCGGGCGCATGGGGAGGAGAGGCCTCGGCCACGTCACGGCCCTACTGTAGCGGGGTGGGGGACGGTTGAAGTGGGACATCTCGCCGTTTCAGGCCGGCGGTTGATCGGACCTCGTTCTCTCCATCTCCTGTTCCCCGGCCCTGCTCGTATTAATTAAACACTTGCTGTTCCCGCTCTGCACGATGCTTTCTGGAACTGCGCCGGGGATCATTCACGCTTTCTTGGGCGTGCCGGGCGAACAGAGGGCAGGGAGGGAGAGGTAGGTTACACTCGCGGTTGCGTGGCGTGCCCGCGAGGGGCGGGCGGCCCGAATCCTGAACATTTTGAGGGAGGGCAGAGCATGAAGGTAGGCATCAACGGGTTTGGCCGCATCGGGCGCCTGGTGTTTCGCATTCTGGTGGAGCGGGGCGTGGAGGTCGTGGCGATCAACGACCTGACCGACAACAAGACGCTGGCGACGCTGCTGAAGTACGACTCCACCGCCGGACGCTTCAATGGAACCGTGGAGTACGACGAGGAGGCGCTCACCGTCAACGGGCAGCGCATCGCCGCGCTCGCCGAGCGGGACCCGGCGGCGATCAGGTGGGGGGAGCTGGGCGCGGACATCGTGATCGAGTCCACGGGCATCTTCACCGACCGCGAGGGGGCGGGCAAGCACCTGCAGGGCGGCGCGAAGAAGGTCATCATCACGGCACCCGCCAAGAACGAGGACATCTCCATCGTGCTCGGCGTGAACGAGGAGCAGTACGACCCGGCGAACCACCACATCATCTCCAACGCGAGCTGCACGACGAACTCGCTGGGCGCGCCCATGAAGGTGCTGGACGAGGCGTTCGGGATCGAGAAGGCGATCATGACGACCGTCCACTCGTACACGAACGACCAGCGCGTGCTCGATCTGCCGCACAAGGACCTGCGCCGGGCGCGCGCCGCCGCCGTGAACATCATCCCCACCAGCACGGGCGCGGCGAAGGCCGTGTCGCAGGTGTACCCGGCCTTGAAGGGCAAGTTCGACGGCACCTCGCTGCGTGTGCCCACGCCGGTCGGCTCGATCAGCGACGTGACCGTGGTCCTGGGCCGCGACGTGACCGCGCAGGAGGTCAACGACGTGTTCCGTCAGGCCGCCGAGGGGCCGCTCAGGGGCATCGTCAAGTACACGGAGGACCCCATCGTGCTCCAGGACATCGTGGGCGACCCGCACTCGGCGATCATCGACGGCGGGCTGACGCTGGCGATGGGCAACCTCGTCAAGTTCTTCTCCTGGTACGACAACGAGTGGGGCTACTCCAGCCGTATCGCGGACCTTGTGCAGATGGTGCAGGAAAAGGGAGCGTAAGGAGCCGTCAGCGGTCAGCCGTCAGCCATCAGCTTTCCCGGCTGACCGCTGACGGCTGATGGCTGACCGCCAAAGGAGGACCCATGCAGACCCTCGATGCTCTGGATGTAAGCGGCAAACGCGTCCTCGTGCGCGTGGATTACAACGTGCCCGTCAAGAACGGGGTGGTGCAGGACGACACGCGGGTGACGGCGAGTTTGCCGACGCTGCGGAAGTTGCTGGACGGCGGCGCGTCCGTGGTGCTGATGAGCCATTTCGGCAGGCCGAAGGGGGGGCCGGAGGAGAAGTACAGCCTGCGGCCCGTCGCGCCCGTGCTGGAGGCTGCGCTCGGGCGTCCGGTGCGGTTCATCTCCTCCCTGCCTGCCAGCGAGGAGACGCGGGCGGCGGTGGAGGCGCTGGGGCCGGGCGAGGTCGCGCTGCTGGAGAACGTGCGCTTCGAGGCGGGCGAGGAGAAGAACGACCCGGAGTTGAGCAAGAAGCTCGCTCAGCTCGGGGACGCCTTCGTCCTCGACGCCTTCGGGAGCGCGCACCGGGCACACGCCAGCGTGAGCGGGGTGGCGGACTCGTTGCCGCACGCGGCGGGGCTGCTCCTGGGGACCGAGGTGGACGCCCTCTCGCGGCTGCTGAAGGACCCCGCGCGGCCCTACGTCGTCATCATCGGCGGGGCGAAGGTCAGCGACAAGATCAAGGTGATCGAGAACCTGCTGCCGAAGGTGGACCGGATGCTCATCGGCGGCGGGATGGCGTATACCTTCATCAAGGCGCAGGGCGGGAGCATCGGGGAGTCCATCCACGAGGACGACCAGCTCGATCTGGCGCGCAGGTTGTTGAACGAGTACGGCGAGAAGCTGATGCTCCCCGTGGACGTGATCGCCGCCGACCGCTTCGCGGAGGACGCTCAGACCCAGATCGTCCCCAGCAATGCGATTCCCGACGGCTGGCAGGGTTTGGACGCCGGGCCGGAGACGGTAAAGGCATATAGCGACGCCCTCCAGGGCGCGAAGACCGTCTTCTGGAACGGTCCGCTTGGCGTCTTCGAGTTCGCGGCCTTCGCGGGCGGCACGAACGCCATCGCTCAGGCCGTCGCGGAGTTGGGCGAGGGCGCTTACACGGTGATCGGCGGCGGCGACTCGGTGAGTGCCATCAACAGGAGCGGGCAGGCCGACCGGGTGAGCCATATCTCCACGGGCGGCGGCGCGAGCCTGGAGCTGCTGGAGGGCAAGGCGCTGCCGGGCGTGGAAGCGATGAAGTGAGAGCCGTCAGCGCTCAGCCGTCAGCCGTCAGCACTCAGGGGCGAAAGCTTCCGGCTGTTGAAAGCTGACCGCTGACGGCTGATAGCTCCCTGGAGGAACCATGACCAAACCAAGAACCCTGCTCGCCCTCAACTGGAAGATGAACAAGACGCCCACGGAGGCGAAGAACTGGGCGCGCGAGTTGGCGGGCAGCTTCACGCGCGGGACTGCCGAACTCGCGGTGATGGCCCCGGCGATTGATCTACCCGGCCTCAAAGAGACGTTGCCCGGCGGGGTGGACGTGGGCGGGCAGGACATCTCCCCGCACGAATCGGGCGCGTACACGGGTGAGATCAGCGCGGCGATGTTGCGGGACGTGGGGGCAACTTACGTGGTCGTCGGGCACTCCGAGCGGCGGGAGTACCACGGGGAGACGGACGCGCTCGTGGCAGCGAAGGCGCGGCAGGCGCAATCGGGCGGGCTGACTCCCATCGTCTGCGTGGGCGAGGGGCTGGACGTGCGCGAGCGCGGGGAGCAGGTGCCCTACACGCTGGCGCAACTGCGCGGCAGCCTGGAGGGTGTGGGCGAGAACGTGGTCGTCGCCTACGAGCCGGTGTGGGCCATCGGCACGGGCCGCACGGCCACCGCCGACGACGCGGAGGAACTCGCCGTCGCCATCCGGGACGCCCTGCGGGAGCTGTACGGCGACGTGGCGGACGGCCTGCGCGTCCTGTACGGCGGCAGCGTGAAGCCGGACAACATCGCCTCTATCTGCGCGCAGCCCAACGTGAACGGGGCGCTCGTGGGCGGGGCAAGTCTGAAGGTGGCCGACGTGGTGGGGATGAACGACGCGCTGAAGTAGGACAGGTCCCCTCTCCCCCACTCCGGCCTCGGGTGGGGGTTCTAGCATGGCCTGCAAGTGATTAGATTCACGATGTGAGACGACGTGATTTTCTTAGCCTGACGATTCGATGCTGAATCGGCGTTATGGGAAGCCAGGCTGGCTACACTGGGGGATGGACCGTCGGCTGGCAGCGCCGCTCACGGCAGGGATCGGCCCCCTCCTGGGCCGCGAGCGGGACCTGGTGCATCTCAAAGGACTCCTGGGGAATGGAGTCCGGCTGATCACGTTGCGCGGTCCGGGCGGCATCGGCAAGACGGCCCTCGCCCTGCACCTCGCCCATGCCGTTCGGGACACCTACGATCAGGTCGAGTTCGTGGACCTGACCTCCCTGCGGGACCCGGCGGGGGTGCTCGGCGTGATCGCGGGGGCGCTCCCCACCCCTCCACGGAACTCGGAGGGACTGCGGCGGATTCGTGACTTCGCCGCGCAGGGGACGACATTGCTGGTGCTGGACAATTTCGAGCAGCTTCTTCCCGCTGCGGGACAGCTCGGCGAGCTGATCGCCACGGCAGAAACCCTTCAGGTGGTGGTGACCAGCCGCTCGGCGCTGCACCTGCACGACGAACACGAGTACCCGGTCGGGCCGCTGGCGCTGCCACAGCGCGCCCGGCACGCGGCGGCGAGTCCCGCCGTGCAACTGTTCGTGACGCGCGTTCAGGCCAGCCTGCCCTCCTTCGAGCTGAGCGCGGGCAACCGGGCGGACGTGATGAGGCTCTGCGAGGTGCTGGAGGGCGTCCCGCTGGCCCTGGAACTCGCCGCCGCCCGCCTGCGGACCTATGCGCTGCCGGAACTGCTGGCCCGGCTGGAGCACCCGCTCGGCATTCTGAGGGCGGACTTCCGGGACCGGCCCGAACGCCTGCGCTCGCTGAGGGCCGCCGTGCAGTGGAGTTACGACCTGCTGGACGAGGGGGACCGGGCCGTGTTCGAATGCTGCGCGGTCTTCGAGGGCGGCTTCACCCCGGACGCGCTGGTGGATGTCTGGGGCGGCGAGGACGTGCTCGACCGGATCGAGGCGCTGATCGAGCAGAGCTTCCTGCAACGGCTGGATACGCCGGACACGCGCTGGAGGATGCTGCAACCGCTGCGGGAACTCGCCGCCGGGTACCTGGAGGGCCGTCCGCTGGCCCCGCTCTGGCGCGAACGCCACGCCCTGCACTTCCTGAAGATGATCGAAGACCGCTACCGGCGCTGGTTTCAGACGACCACCGACGACCGGGGAGCGTACCTGGCGCACTATCCCAACATCCGCGCGGGGCTGGTCTGGGCCGTGGAACAGCGCCGGGCAGACCTCGCCTACCGTTACCTCGGAACCATCGGGACGCTGTGGATGCCCTTCGGCCTGCTCGCTCGGGAAGCGCCGCTGGCGGAGCAGGTCCTCGCGCTGCCCGCGCCCGCCGACCGGGAGGTGCGGGTGCGGGCGCTGCAGGTCGGCGCGAGCTGCCTGGGCAACGCCGGGCAGTTCCCGGCGCAGGCCACGCGGCTGCACGAGATTCTGGCGCTGTGCCGCGACCCGGAGGCCCCCGAGAGTGCCGCCTGGGCCAGGCTCAATCTCTCGTGGGTCGAGCGGGAGGCGGGCCGCAGCGCGGAGGCCTGGCAGCTTCTGCAAGAGGTCCTGCGCGAGTACGCGGCGCGGCTGGGGGACCGGACCCCGGACCGCATGCAGCGGATGCTGCACGCCAGCGCCCTGCTGCACGCGGCCCTGAGCCTGCTCGACCTGGGACAGTGCGACCTGGCGCTCGACCACGCGGCCCAGGCCCACGGGCGCTACCGGGACGCCGGGAACAGCGTGTTCGAACTCGAATCGGGGGCCGTGATGGGCCTGCTGATGGTGCATCTGCGCCGACTTCCGGAAGCCCGACTCCGGCTGCTCGCCGGTCTGCACGAGTCGGTCGATAGGGGGTTCCGGGGCGTGGCGGAGGATACCCTGCGCTGGGGATTCACGGCCCTCGCCGCCGAAGGGCAGGAGTGGAAGGTCCTGGTGCAGCTCGTGGCGTTCGTGAACGATCCGGCGCTGGAACGCGCGCAGAGCGCCCCGGACCGCCGGGTTCGGCAGCATCTGGCCCTGGCCCGCGCGGCGCTGGGGGAGGCGGACTTTCGGGAAGCCTGGGAAGCCGGGACGCGCCTGCTGCTGCCGGACGCCGTGGAGCTGGCCGAACGGCTGGCACAGGAGCCGGGTCCGCCCCAGGCCCGCGCCGCCTCCGAGCTGACCCTGACCCCCCGCGAGTGGGAAGTGCTGGCGCTGGTCTCGCAGGGGCACCCGGACCGCCGCATTGCCGGGCGGCTGGGCATCAGTCCGGGCACCGCGAGCAAACACGTCGGCAACCTGCTCGGGAAGCTGGGCCTGCAGAACCGGGTGGAGCTGACCCGCTGGGCCATCGAGCAGGGGCGGGCGGACCAGTCGTAATCCAGACCTACCCTGCCTGGGCCGCGCCACCTACCTAGTCCTGTCAGGGGGCCAGTTCTGGCGATGTGCCGGGCACCGCCCCTCCCTACTGTGAGCCTCAGCCCAGCGTAGGGACCCGGAGAAGAAGGAAAGCCGCCGTCAACGGGACGGGGACTCATCCTGCTTGCGTCACGGGCACAGAAGCGCGGGCGGAGGCGAAGCATGAGCACCTTGAAGCGTTGGACCCGCCGTTCGCAACTTCTGGTGATCGGAGCGGCGCTGCTGAGCGGAGCCGGGCAGACGACCGTGCTGGCGAACGGGCTGCCGACCGTGCAGACCCGTCAGAGCGACACCCTCGGCAGCCGGATGGCAGGAATGTCCGGCACGGGCCTGAGCCTGGCCGAGTGCCGCCAGCGGATGCAGGACGTGGACACCCTGCTTCGCGGGGCGGGCTACGGCAACGTCCAGACCCATACGTTGGAAGACGGCACGCTGGTCGCCCGCTGGTACCACACCGACCGGCAGATGACGGCGCTGGCTTTTTCGGGTCAGCACAGCAGCGGAAACGCCTTCTCGGTGGGGGAATACGCAGGCATCATCCGCTGGAACGAGTTGATCGCTCTCCCCTGAAGCTGGTGGGGCGGTCCTGGAAGATGAGCCTGGGCCGCCCCTCTTCTGGAGCCTGAAGAGACTGCCGGGCCTGGGCCGTTCGCTGGCCGGGCCGGGAAGGGCTGCGGCCCACGCCGCCTATAATTCTGCTCGTGACCGCGACGGATACTGACGTAACAATTCATGACCTCGGGCAGCATGTGGGCGAGACGGTGACGCTCTCCGCCTGGCTGACCGACAAGAGCGGCAAGGGCAAGCTTCAATTCCTGAAACTGCGCGACGGCTCGGGCTTCGTGCAGGCGACGGTGTTCAGGGGGGACGTGACGGAGGAGGTGTTCGAGGCGGCGCGGCGGCTTTCTCAGGAGCAGGCCGTGCGGGTGACGGGCGAGGTGCGCTCGGACGAGCGGGCACCGGGCGGGGTGGAGCTGAGCGTGCGCGACCTCGTGCCCTACGCGGAGAACGGGGGCGAGTACCCCATCACGCCGAAGGAACACGGGATAGAATTCCTGCTCGACCACCGCCACCTCTGGCTGCGGCACCGCCGCCCGTGGGCCGTGCTGCGGGTGCGGGACTGCGTGCAGCGTTCCATCGTGGACTTCTTCCACGGGGAGGGCTTCGTGCGCTTCGACGCGCCCTTCTTCACGCCGAACGCGGCGGAGGGCACGACCGAGCTGTTCGAGATCGACCTCTTCGGGGAGGACCGGGCGTACCTCTCGCAGACCGGGCAACTGCACGCGGAGGCGGGGGCGCTCGCCTTCGGCAAGGTCTACACCTTCGGGCCGACTTTCCGGGCGGAGAAGAGCAGGACGCGGCGGCACCTGCTGGAGTTCTGGATGGTGGAGCCGGAGGTCGCGCCGAGCAGCCATGAGGAGAACATGGCGCTCCAGGAGCGGTTCGTCTCCTTCCTCGTGCGGCGGGTGCTGGAGGAGTGCGGGGCGGAGCTGGAAACGCTGGGGCGCGACGTGGAGAGGCTGCGGCCCGCCGCGTCAGGCAACTACCCGCGCGTGACGTACACGGAGGCGCTGGAGATCATCCGGCAGCATATCGAGGCGGGCGACCTGCCGCCGAACGTGCAACCCGACGTGCAGCCCGTGGAGTGGGGGGACGATCTGGGCGCGCCGCACGAGACGATCCTGGGGTCTCACTTCGACCGGCCCGTCATCGTCGAGAAGTATCCGGCGGCGATCAAGGCGTTCTACATGCAGCCCGACCCAGGGGACGCGCGGCTGGCCCTGTGCGACGACATGATCGCGCCGGAGGGGTACGGCGAAATCATCGGCGGCTCGGAGCGCATCCACGACTACGAGCTGCTGCGGTCGCGGATCGAGCACGAGGGGCTGCCGCTCGAAGCGTTCGACTGGTATCTGGACCTGCGCCGATACGGGAGCGTGCCGCACGCGGGCTTCGGGATGGGGCTGGAGCGGGTCGTCGCGTGGATCACGGGCATCGACCACATCCGCGAGGCGATTCCCTTTCCCCGAATGCTGACGCGGATGGTGCCTTGAGGACAGGCCTGGCGTGACCCGCTTCCCGCCCCCGCAAGGGCGAACTCGCAAAGCCGCGTCGGGAAACCTGAAGACTTGCTGGCCGCCGGCGGCTGGCGGC
Coding sequences within:
- a CDS encoding copper resistance CopC family protein; the protein is MRLLPLLLALILGSALAHTEVTSVTPKSGTAVPAPNAVTLTFSEPVDLRFSTLKVVPLPTGEDAAALAGAVLARRDDAPQRADTSPRLTGRAARVQLPLRPGLTPGSYLVVWRLLSEDGHPVRGHSVFRVR
- a CDS encoding DUF1775 domain-containing protein — translated: MTHRFPQVLPLVLALLLTVAAAHATVRTETGLAESVVGKSETYRLNVPTEKDISTTEIRLVVPAGVTITRFQVTPGFTRSVRTNAAGLVTEVVWRGRVEPLEYARFFFQARNPEEVGELSWKVYQTYSDGTVVAWDDADPEKGPASKIALK
- a CDS encoding DUF2946 family protein — protein: MTWPRPLLPMRPLLALLVLIAAFTYSLRLGPGMGAGETHRPTGAAHHEHRHGEAAQDIPTLPSHAAHCLFCLTGAFALMPGPDPTLPPTGPAPRVDRAPTPRAAHGLPSPPQARAPPSHPLI
- the gap gene encoding type I glyceraldehyde-3-phosphate dehydrogenase, with the translated sequence MKVGINGFGRIGRLVFRILVERGVEVVAINDLTDNKTLATLLKYDSTAGRFNGTVEYDEEALTVNGQRIAALAERDPAAIRWGELGADIVIESTGIFTDREGAGKHLQGGAKKVIITAPAKNEDISIVLGVNEEQYDPANHHIISNASCTTNSLGAPMKVLDEAFGIEKAIMTTVHSYTNDQRVLDLPHKDLRRARAAAVNIIPTSTGAAKAVSQVYPALKGKFDGTSLRVPTPVGSISDVTVVLGRDVTAQEVNDVFRQAAEGPLRGIVKYTEDPIVLQDIVGDPHSAIIDGGLTLAMGNLVKFFSWYDNEWGYSSRIADLVQMVQEKGA
- a CDS encoding phosphoglycerate kinase, producing the protein MQTLDALDVSGKRVLVRVDYNVPVKNGVVQDDTRVTASLPTLRKLLDGGASVVLMSHFGRPKGGPEEKYSLRPVAPVLEAALGRPVRFISSLPASEETRAAVEALGPGEVALLENVRFEAGEEKNDPELSKKLAQLGDAFVLDAFGSAHRAHASVSGVADSLPHAAGLLLGTEVDALSRLLKDPARPYVVIIGGAKVSDKIKVIENLLPKVDRMLIGGGMAYTFIKAQGGSIGESIHEDDQLDLARRLLNEYGEKLMLPVDVIAADRFAEDAQTQIVPSNAIPDGWQGLDAGPETVKAYSDALQGAKTVFWNGPLGVFEFAAFAGGTNAIAQAVAELGEGAYTVIGGGDSVSAINRSGQADRVSHISTGGGASLELLEGKALPGVEAMK
- the tpiA gene encoding triose-phosphate isomerase; the protein is MTKPRTLLALNWKMNKTPTEAKNWARELAGSFTRGTAELAVMAPAIDLPGLKETLPGGVDVGGQDISPHESGAYTGEISAAMLRDVGATYVVVGHSERREYHGETDALVAAKARQAQSGGLTPIVCVGEGLDVRERGEQVPYTLAQLRGSLEGVGENVVVAYEPVWAIGTGRTATADDAEELAVAIRDALRELYGDVADGLRVLYGGSVKPDNIASICAQPNVNGALVGGASLKVADVVGMNDALK
- a CDS encoding helix-turn-helix transcriptional regulator translates to MDRRLAAPLTAGIGPLLGRERDLVHLKGLLGNGVRLITLRGPGGIGKTALALHLAHAVRDTYDQVEFVDLTSLRDPAGVLGVIAGALPTPPRNSEGLRRIRDFAAQGTTLLVLDNFEQLLPAAGQLGELIATAETLQVVVTSRSALHLHDEHEYPVGPLALPQRARHAAASPAVQLFVTRVQASLPSFELSAGNRADVMRLCEVLEGVPLALELAAARLRTYALPELLARLEHPLGILRADFRDRPERLRSLRAAVQWSYDLLDEGDRAVFECCAVFEGGFTPDALVDVWGGEDVLDRIEALIEQSFLQRLDTPDTRWRMLQPLRELAAGYLEGRPLAPLWRERHALHFLKMIEDRYRRWFQTTTDDRGAYLAHYPNIRAGLVWAVEQRRADLAYRYLGTIGTLWMPFGLLAREAPLAEQVLALPAPADREVRVRALQVGASCLGNAGQFPAQATRLHEILALCRDPEAPESAAWARLNLSWVEREAGRSAEAWQLLQEVLREYAARLGDRTPDRMQRMLHASALLHAALSLLDLGQCDLALDHAAQAHGRYRDAGNSVFELESGAVMGLLMVHLRRLPEARLRLLAGLHESVDRGFRGVAEDTLRWGFTALAAEGQEWKVLVQLVAFVNDPALERAQSAPDRRVRQHLALARAALGEADFREAWEAGTRLLLPDAVELAERLAQEPGPPQARAASELTLTPREWEVLALVSQGHPDRRIAGRLGISPGTASKHVGNLLGKLGLQNRVELTRWAIEQGRADQS
- the asnS gene encoding asparagine--tRNA ligase, encoding MTATDTDVTIHDLGQHVGETVTLSAWLTDKSGKGKLQFLKLRDGSGFVQATVFRGDVTEEVFEAARRLSQEQAVRVTGEVRSDERAPGGVELSVRDLVPYAENGGEYPITPKEHGIEFLLDHRHLWLRHRRPWAVLRVRDCVQRSIVDFFHGEGFVRFDAPFFTPNAAEGTTELFEIDLFGEDRAYLSQTGQLHAEAGALAFGKVYTFGPTFRAEKSRTRRHLLEFWMVEPEVAPSSHEENMALQERFVSFLVRRVLEECGAELETLGRDVERLRPAASGNYPRVTYTEALEIIRQHIEAGDLPPNVQPDVQPVEWGDDLGAPHETILGSHFDRPVIVEKYPAAIKAFYMQPDPGDARLALCDDMIAPEGYGEIIGGSERIHDYELLRSRIEHEGLPLEAFDWYLDLRRYGSVPHAGFGMGLERVVAWITGIDHIREAIPFPRMLTRMVP